The Kaistella daneshvariae genomic sequence CAAAAATTTGCCGGTTATAAGGCGAAAAAAAATATTTCGGCACTTTTTTCGTTTGAACGTTAATTCAACTGATTACAAATTAAATAATCGTTTAATTAAAAATAAACAAATGAAAAAACTATTATTCGCGCTAAGCGCAATGCTTTTAGTAGTTACTTCTTGTCAAAACGAAGGCACTTCAGACGGAAATGCATCAATAAAAGTTCACCTTACCGATGCCCCAGCGAAATACGACAAGGTAGAAGTTGATATCCAAAAACTGGAGATCGGGAAATCTGATGCAGAATGGACCACATTAAACTTAGCTAAAAAAGGCATTTATAACCTTTTGGATTTAAATAATGGCGTGGATGTGCTTTTAGGAGAAAGCATTTTACCAGCCGGTGCAGTTACACAGATGCGTATGATTTTAGGAGCAGACAATTTCGTCACCGTTGATGGAGTACGTTATCCGCTTGCTACACCTTCTGCGCAGCAATCGGGAATTAAACTGAATTGGAATCAAACTTTACAACCCGACGGCGCCTACGAAATCTGGTTAGATTTCGATGCTGATAAATCAGTGGTAAAACAGGGAAATGGAAATTATTTGCTGAAACCAGTCATCCGAATTTTCAGTAAAGAAACCGACGGTCAAATCAAAGGTTATGTTGCTCCTGCAGAGGCACAAACTACTGTAAGACTTCTGAACGCTACCACTAATGAAGAGATGATGACTGCAATTCCGGAAGCGAACGGCTATTTTATGTTGCGCGGCATCCCGGAAGGCAGCTATAAATTAATGTACGATGCGGTAGATGCTACCAATTATATAGATGTTACACAGGATGTAACGGTAACTTTTGGGAAGGTGTTAGACCTTGGCACAAAGACTTTAGTAAAATAAAATGCTTTTCCAGAAGTAAAAAAATTGCCTGCTTTAGCGGGCAATTTTTATGAATTCCAAAATTCACGGTCCAGGCTCCGGTATTGTATCGCCTCCGAAATGTGTACAGGACTTAAATTTTCTGTTTGCTCTAAATCAGCAATGGTGCGCGCGACTTTTAAAATCCTGTCGTAAGCGCGGGCAGAAAGGTTCAGTTTATTCATCGCAGTTTTAATGAGCTGCTGTGAAGTTTCATCCAGTTCACAAAACTGCTCGATTTCCTTTGGTCCCATTTGCGCATTGTAATGAATTGCTAAATCCTTATAGCGGTTACTTTGAATTTCGCGCGCTAGTAAAACTCGTTTTCTGATGTCATCGCTTTTCTCGCCTTTTCGGCGGTCGGCGAGTTGATCGAATTCTACTTTTTGAACTTCGATATGGATATCAATCCTGTCCAGCAACGGCCCGGAAAGTTTATTCATATAACGCTGCATTTCAAACTGCGACGAAGTATTATTCGGATCATCGGGAAAAAATCCGCTCGGGCTCGGATTCATGCTGGCGACGAGCATAAAACTCGCGGGATAATTTACGGTGAATTTCGCGCGAGAAATAGTGACTTCACGGTCTTCCAACGGTTGGCGCATCACTTCCAGCACTGTTCGTTTAAATTCCGGCATTTCGTCCAGAAAAAGTACGCCATTATGTGCCAATGAAATTTCGCCGGGTTGAGGATAACTGCCACCACCGACTAATGCGACGTCGGAAATCGTGTGATGCGGGCTGCGAAATGGCCGTACGGTCATTAATGAAGTTTCTGTCCCGATTTTTCCGGCAACGGAATGAATTTTTGTGGTTTCTAAAGCTTCGCGCAATGTTAAAGGCGGTAAAATTGTGGGGACACGTTTCGCGAGCATGGTTTTTCCGCTGCCTGGTGGGCCGATAAGAATAATATTGTGACCGCCGGCTGCCGCAACTTCCATGGCGCGTTTTGCAGTTTCTTGGCCTTTCACTTCGGAAAAATCGTTCGGGAAAAAATGAATTTTTTCCTGAAATTCTTTCCTGATATCGATCGTGGTTCGTTCCAAGGGAATTCCCTCATTAAAAAAATCAACGACTTTTTTAATATTATCAACGCCGTATACTTCCAGATCACTGACGATCGCGGCCTCGCGGATATTCAGTTTCGGTAAAATAATTCCACGAAATCCTTCTTCTTTTGCTTTAATTGCGATTGGTAAAACGCCTTTAATTGGCAATAAACCGCCGTCCAAAGACAATTCGCCCATGATGAGGAATTCGCTGATGTTTTCGGCTTTAATCTGCTCCGACGCGGCCAGAATTCCCAGCGCGATGCTTAGGTCATACGCCGAACCTTCTTTTCGCAAATCTGCCGGCGCCATATTGATGGTAATTTTTTTGCCCGGAATTTTGAAGCCGATATTTTTCAGCGCGGCAGAAATTCGATAGCTGCTTTCCTTAATAGCGTTGTCCGGCAAGCCGACGAGATGATAACCAACGCCGCCGGTATCCACATTCACCTCAATAGTAATGGTTTGCGCAGAAACACCGTGGATGGCGCTGCCGTAAATTTTAACTAACATCGTTTGTGATTTTAGATAAAATTAATAAAATATTATAAAAGTAAAAGCATGAATTCCAGCTACTTGAAAAATGAAAAATTTGCCGTTAAAAGGGCGAATATTTTTCAAAATAAACATCGGTCTGCGTGAAAGCAAAAATCAGCTTTCACCTGTAAAAAATTAGCCGTTAAAAGGGTATTTTTTTTAATTAATGAAAAGCTGTTATCAATCGAAATTAAGTTTAGCAAATCGAAAAAGTTTTGTAAAACAAAAAAATCTCACCAGACAGCAAGATTTTTTGGTGGGCAGTACTGGGTTCGAACCAGCGACCTCTGCGATGTCAACGCAACGCTCTAAACCAACTGAGCTAACCGCCCGAAAAGAAAAAAACCTCAGACAAGCTGAGGTTTTTTTTGTGGGCCCTGAGGGATTCGAACCCCCGACCCTCTGGGTGTAAACCAGATGCTCTGAACCAACTGAGCTAAGAGCCCGATACCGTCACTGATTTCTCAAATTTTGGTTCGGCAAATATACAATGTTTTTTTATTTCTCCAAATTATTTTCTAAAAATTCTCCCACTACAAAGTTGCTGCCGCCAATAAAAACCATTTCTTCTTTTTAAGTTCCTGTCTCGCAAAAAGATAGGCGTCCTGCAGATGATCAAAGATTTTATAATTTATTTTTAAGTTTTTCAACAAATCTTCGTAGTCCTGCGGATGTCTGCCGCGGCTGTTGTTTGGTTTAATGAAATAATAGGCCGCATTATCGGGCAAAATTTCTAAAACTTCTCCTATTTTCTTTTCCGCGACAAAACCTAAAATTATATGCTTAAAGCACGAAATTTCCTGAAGTTGCTGAAAAACAAGCTCCAGACCAGCAAGGTTGTGCGCAGTATCGCAAATGATTAGCGGATCTTCCGAAAACTTAAACCATCGTCCGACGAAGTTTGTATTTTTTTGGACGTTCAAAAGACCTTTTTTTACGTTTTCCTCCGAGATTGAAATTCCAAGTTTTGCTAATTCCTGAATTAAAGCCAAAACCACGCGGATATTTTTCTCCTGATAATTTCCTCCCAAATCAGATTTTAGATTGGTTTTTATTTCCGTAGCATCAATGAAAGGTGCATTTTCACTCGCTGCTTTTTCTTTAATGATATTTTTCACCACCGTATTTTCATCGCCAGAAATAATCGGAATGAAAGGTTTAATAATTCCTGCTTTTTCAACGGCGATTTCTTCGATGGTTTCCCCCAACAAATCCTGATGGTCCAACGCAACATTGGTAATCGCCGTCAAAATGGGATTTATGATGTTGGTGGAATCCAGACGTCCGCCTAAACCAACTTCAACAATGGCGAAATCTATGTTGTTTTGGTGAAAATATTCGAAAGCCATTACGGTCGTAAACTCAAAAAAAGATGGTTTAAATTCTGCCGGCAAAACACGCATTTTTTTGATAAAATTATAAACGAAATTTTTGTCGCAGTTTTCGCCATTGATTTTAATTCTTTCGGTAAAATCGATGAGATGCGGCGAATTGTTAAGCCCGGTTTTGTAGCCGCTTTCCTGCAGAATTGAAGCGAGCATGTTGCTTGTAGAACCTTTGCCGTTGGTCCCACCGATGTGAATCATTTTCAGCTTTTCCTGCGGATTACCGAAAATTTCACAAAGTTTTTTAATATTGTCAAAACCTGGTTTATAAGCACTTTTTCCGTCTTTTTGGTAATTCGGCAACTGTGCAAAAAGCCAGTCGATTGCTTCCTGATATTCCTGGTTCGTCATGAGAGAAATTTTAGAAATTTCGCGGTTTTAGAAGGTAATGCTGTACGTTCCGGTGGAGGAAGAGTTGGCGCGTTCTGCTTTAACATAGCGTTTCACCCAGCTCACTGAGGTTGAAACCACGCACGCATCAGATGAGCCGCTGAGACGTCGGGCGGAAACTACATTTCCGGCTTTATCTACGGTATATGCGATATTAATTGTTCCGCTCGCAGTACAGCTGTGCGTTGGTTGTGCGCCGCCGCGGCCCATGGTTCCGGGAATAAAACCAACCAATTGGCGGTCAATTCCTATCTTGCTGTCGCCATTGCCGTCTCCGCCCAAAGGATCACCAGAATTTCCGGTGGTTCCATTGGTGCCTTGTGTGCCCGTTTTTGTACCTCGTCCTTTCAAAAGATTTCCAATTGCAGCGGTGCCTTTGCCGTCGCCGGTTCCGGTTTTTGCGTTGGGTGTTGCCGTTTTTGTTGCCGTGGTTTTTGTGGGCACTGTTTTTTTAGCTTCAGTTTTTACCGGTGTTTTTGCCGTTTTTTCGGCTTTTGGCGCTTTCACCACGGGATTGTTTCCGGTGATAATTTTCTCCGGAACGGTGGGTTTCGCAACTGCTTCGGAAGGTTGAGGTTGCTCAACTTCCGCGGAAGCAGCCAAACTTCCTTCCTGATTCGCAGGTTCTTCCTGTTCTGCACCGTTTTGATTATCACCAAAATTGATGAGCATCGTAGTAAACTCGGCAGGTTTCTGGATTTCTTTGGTAAAGGAATAAAAGAAAATAAGCAAAAAAACCAACAGTGAAAAGACTAAAGTAATGATGAGGCTTTTCGTGCGGTCTTTCTGTT encodes the following:
- a CDS encoding DUF4382 domain-containing protein; translation: MKKLLFALSAMLLVVTSCQNEGTSDGNASIKVHLTDAPAKYDKVEVDIQKLEIGKSDAEWTTLNLAKKGIYNLLDLNNGVDVLLGESILPAGAVTQMRMILGADNFVTVDGVRYPLATPSAQQSGIKLNWNQTLQPDGAYEIWLDFDADKSVVKQGNGNYLLKPVIRIFSKETDGQIKGYVAPAEAQTTVRLLNATTNEEMMTAIPEANGYFMLRGIPEGSYKLMYDAVDATNYIDVTQDVTVTFGKVLDLGTKTLVK
- a CDS encoding YifB family Mg chelatase-like AAA ATPase, translated to MLVKIYGSAIHGVSAQTITIEVNVDTGGVGYHLVGLPDNAIKESSYRISAALKNIGFKIPGKKITINMAPADLRKEGSAYDLSIALGILAASEQIKAENISEFLIMGELSLDGGLLPIKGVLPIAIKAKEEGFRGIILPKLNIREAAIVSDLEVYGVDNIKKVVDFFNEGIPLERTTIDIRKEFQEKIHFFPNDFSEVKGQETAKRAMEVAAAGGHNIILIGPPGSGKTMLAKRVPTILPPLTLREALETTKIHSVAGKIGTETSLMTVRPFRSPHHTISDVALVGGGSYPQPGEISLAHNGVLFLDEMPEFKRTVLEVMRQPLEDREVTISRAKFTVNYPASFMLVASMNPSPSGFFPDDPNNTSSQFEMQRYMNKLSGPLLDRIDIHIEVQKVEFDQLADRRKGEKSDDIRKRVLLAREIQSNRYKDLAIHYNAQMGPKEIEQFCELDETSQQLIKTAMNKLNLSARAYDRILKVARTIADLEQTENLSPVHISEAIQYRSLDREFWNS
- a CDS encoding ferric siderophore ABC transporter substrate-binding protein; amino-acid sequence: MNYILQHKKNEQKDRTKSLIITLVFSLLVFLLIFFYSFTKEIQKPAEFTTMLINFGDNQNGAEQEEPANQEGSLAASAEVEQPQPSEAVAKPTVPEKIITGNNPVVKAPKAEKTAKTPVKTEAKKTVPTKTTATKTATPNAKTGTGDGKGTAAIGNLLKGRGTKTGTQGTNGTTGNSGDPLGGDGNGDSKIGIDRQLVGFIPGTMGRGGAQPTHSCTASGTINIAYTVDKAGNVVSARRLSGSSDACVVSTSVSWVKRYVKAERANSSSTGTYSITF